Genomic segment of Gemmatimonadaceae bacterium:
CCCGTATCGACAGCGGTGAACACGCCATTCGCATCGAATACACCGACACCGACCTTGCTGCTTTGCCACACCACGGGAACGTCGATGACCTTGCCGTGGATGTCGTTGACCGTGGCGTTGAACTTCTTCTTGGTTCCGCGCTCGAATTGCGACGGCGGGACGTCGATGAGGATCGAGCCCACTTGTTGCTGTCCACCAACAAGACCGCCGTCGCCGCCGCACGACAGGCAGCTGAGGGCAAAAAGGCCGACGATGACGTGTCGGGGGCTCCACACGATGCGCGAACGTGACCCGACTCCGAGCGTCTTACTCAGCAGCAAGCGTCGTTTTCCAGTTTTCAGGGTAGGTAGGCAACCTGTCCGCGGCCCGGGTTTCTGCCGCAAGGACGACTCCACAGACTCCACAGAGACGATCGACTTGCGCTTTTCGGGACATGGGGGAACGGCCCATGCGAGAACCCTGCCGTTCTGGCCGAACACTATTGTGCGGTCCGATAACCAGCAACTTGCGGTTTCGTTAAGAAGACCACCCAATGGTAGGCCTGTTGCATGCATGCAGCCCGTCGTTGCTGGGTTGCAACAACACCTTTTGCAGGGCATACTAGCGGGCCGCGTTAACCGCGCCGACCCTGGGTCGCGACGAGCATGGTTTTCGCCCATGGGGGCCGAGACTTGGTACAGCGGGCGCCGCTTCCAAGTGGTCTCAAGATGTTGCAATGTCGTATTATCGGGTAACGGATCATCGTCGCCCAACTACTGAGACAAACCCGAGTCCATGACCGGTCACACTGTATCGCTGAGAACCACCGCCGCTTTCGCCATTCTGCTCTCCCTGGGCTTCCCGTGCGGAGCTCAGACCGGGGTGTCGGTTCAGCCGTCTCCTCGCCGTGAGTTCGAGAGCCGGGCCGAGATCGAGGCACAGGCAAAGGCAGCCGAGGGGCAGCACCGACCTAACGAGGCGTGGCTACTGCGCCAACGTCTGGAGAAAGGGGACTTCCAAGACGGAGACCGCATCCTCATCGAGGTGCACGGAAATGCCCTGATGCCGAAGGACTTCATCGGAATCCCTGACACGAACATCGTTCGAGCGGGCCGCCGGTTGGAGTTCCAACGCATGGCTGATCTGTCACTCGATGGCGTCCTGCGCTCGGAACTGAACGACAAGTTGACCGAACACTTTGCCCAGTACATCAAGGAGCCGAGCGTGCGAAGCACGCCCTTGGTGCGGGTCGCGGTGCTTGGCCTGGTCGGAAGGCCTGGGTACGTCTATACCAAGGCGGATGCACCGCTGAGCGACTTGATCATGCAGGCCGGCGGCCCCGGAGGGGATGCGAACATGGCCGGAATCGTGATTCGCCGCGGCGCGGATGTCATCTGGGACGAGCAGGATACCCGCGCCGCCCTGGCCGACGGCATGTCGCTCGACCGT
This window contains:
- a CDS encoding SLBB domain-containing protein, encoding MSVQPSPRREFESRAEIEAQAKAAEGQHRPNEAWLLRQRLEKGDFQDGDRILIEVHGNALMPKDFIGIPDTNIVRAGRRLEFQRMADLSLDGVLRSELNDKLTEHFAQYIKEPSVRSTPLVRVAVLGLVGRPGYVYTKADAPLSDLIMQAGGPGGDANMAGIVIRRGADVIWDEQDTRAALADGMSLDRLHLRAGDEVFVPGQSHFSWLTAISVGLSAASLLYTITRLR